ATTACACGAGTAACTCTAgctcagagaaaaaaaaaacaacaggaaagaaaaggagaattcAGCTAAAGAATAAGCACACAAACTCAATACTTGCGATGTTGAATGGGTATATTGGAAGCTTTCCAAATGGCAATTTTCTCAAAAGCTTCAATGGGAAGTACAAAATGTGCATTAGGGAAATTACAATGTCCTCCACCATCAGCTTCAAACCCATAATTCGGAGCACAAAAGTTAGTCGCAGTAACAATAATGGAAGTCCCAAGAATACACCATCTCATGTCCTGAACACGCCTAACTTGAAAGCAAGCTCCACAGATCTGACCCTTTTCAAACAGGACTTTACTGAGTGCAGCTGTGGCTTTCCCGTATCCCATTTTCTCCAGGTCCCCATAACCACAAGCCCCACCAACCGGGTCTCCCGGTTCCGCGACGGCGTAGTAGGTGGCTCTGGCGGATCTCCACTCTGTGTAGGAGGAGGGGGTGGAGGAAGAAGGGAAGTAGTGGTAGTGGGAGCGGACTAGCTGGGGTAGTGGGAGCGGACTAGCTGGGAGAGTAGCATTCATGCTACTCTCAGGTCCTAAATTGTCCCTGCCTTTTGTATTGGAAATCGCACGGACAGACACATCGATGAAGTTAACGGCTAAATCTAACAGAATGGCATCGCGTCTCGCTTTTATGCACTTTAGTGGCCAAAACCAgacttttaatagttgagtgaccAAAACTCGACGATTGCAAATGTTTAATGGCCAACCGGATAATTTGCTCTATAATAAAAGTGGGATAGAGAAGTTGACTAAATAACAATCTTTGACCAACATAAACTAATTATCCAAGTTCATATTCCCCATAGAAATAATAATCATTACCATACTAAGCGAGAGTTCGGTTGCTACAGTGAAAATGGACCAGTTATCCGGTAATTTTCAACTTTGAGCGCATTTGGTATTGTTAGTTGGACAAGAAACTTTTTGGAGCAGTTGGTGTGCGTTTACTTTCCTTCTTCAGGTGTGTGCTTCCTTTTGCAAGTAAAATTCATAGATATCAGGCTGGCTTGTGGTCAACTGTCCGATTGTGCGAAATAtattacattcaaattaggaCCATCAAATTAAAATAACTCCTcttaccaacaaaaaaaaatcaaattaactcCGCTCGGGAAGTTTATTGCATGGAAATTAAGACCGCTTCACAAATTAAGATCAGTGGTGAGTGGGCGATGTGTCAAGCAGTGTGTGGGAGCCGCATGGCCAAATGCTGCTTTGAAGATGACTTTCTCAGCAGATTGGTAGGCGAGAAAGCTTTATGCGAGTTTGAGCTTCTAAGCTATTTGCGAATTTCAGCTTCTAAAGATTTACGTCAGTTAGAGCTGCTGAAGATTTACGTGGCTTCTGTTTACTTACCATGTATGAATTTACATGTACCATTGATTAAATTCAGGTAGTATAACTGATAAGGTTCAGGTAGGGCATgaattctttttctcctttcttcaaTTGTGAGACCACAGGCGGTTGATTGATTAGCGTCAGACAGAGTttgaatcttttgtttcttgcttcaATTCTGAGGCCAGCGGTTTGTTTTGTATTTATCAATTTGCTGGTCATAATTGAAGGTTGCATTCACGTGGTTTGCTTGTTTTGGTGTTGATGCATTTCTTTTAGAATTAAGGGCTGCATTTTTCTTGTTATATAGTTAAAGAGCTTAGTGGTTTGTGGTTAGTTATGATTGTGATAGATATTGATGAACGCTTAGTTTCGGTGATTTGTGAAGTGATTTTCTTGTTCAGCTCTTCATGTTTTCCTGTTCATAATTAAGATCTATATTTAACATAAGTAATTGAGGGTACTCGTTTCTGTTCAATTATGATTGTAATAAGAATTCATGAAACCTTAGGCCTGGTGCTTTTGTAAGGTGAACTCCTTACTCTACTTCTGCCTTGATCTTATTTTGTCTGCTGCACTGCTGTTTTCTTGCCACTTGTAGATTACCTACTGTTAAATCTGTTCATTTGTAATGAGATTTTGTGTGCGAGGTTCATAATAAACTATTGGTGTTAAATTTGTTGATCTGTCATTAGACAAGCAATTGGATTTTTTTCTGAATCAGAGGGCAAGCTTCTGTTCAGCAGAGGTAGTAGTGGATGCAGATGGGTTATAGTTAAACGCCTAATTGCCCCTTTTGCTTGGAGATTACTTGAGTTGTAACATAAAAGCTACTTTCCATAATCCTGGAGGAAACAGAAACACGTAAAAGTATGTTTGTAGCATCCATCAAGATGAATGTGTAGGTTTTGTTTCCAATAAAACAATTTTCCATCCCAGTGCTTTAAACGAGTAGGCCACTATTTCTGGAGGTCATTGTTCAGTGCTTGTATTCTTCTTATAGTTCCTTTGCTTTTCATTTCCTTAGGACTGAGTTCGTCATATTCTTCATTGTTTGCCGGTTTCTGTCCTTTTCCCTCTAGGAACTGTCTTAGGCTTTTAATTTTCAAGAATACTAATGATTGGGCTTGGGCATGTTCTAATTTGATATTCGTATTTTGAAAAGTTGATTTTAGAAAAGCTCAAAATCAGAATACCAAAAGCAGGCCTTTTTTAGCTTCTGATTTTGGATCTTTTaagctttaaaaaaaatgtaaaaagttgattgaaaaaGCAGTTCAGATTATTGCATTGTATCCTTGTGATATAGTTGGCAGAATCACAGCGCTTAGCATATATAAAGTTTCAGACCTTTTTGCTTCCTTCTCCTTATTGATTAGCTGCACTTTTTCCTTAAATACAAAAGAGCTCATTTCGCCAAACTTGTGGACTTCTAACAACCACCATTTGGTCCCTGttctttctcatttttgtttccGAGtgataaagaaaaagtgcatccAATATATTTGGCTTatatctttccttttcttgctaAACACTTCAGTCCTATGCTATTTCTACTCCACTTTACCAAGCAGCCCTGGAAGGATCATTTGTGCAGCTTCATGGTTGTGCTATACCCGTAATCCAATAGGCATTGATACAACCCCTGAGCAATAGGAAATCATCGGTGATGTCATTCAGGATACAAACCATATTCCCTATTTTGATGTTACTTATCAATTAAATCTTTCTGGCTGCTTgagattttgtttgttttactcTAAGCAGTTGTTccatttttattttgctttgtgCCTGATAAAAAGTATGCTGAAACGATAGGGGTTCTTTAATTTGAATGaatagaatttattacatttagaTTTAATAAACAAACAGCAATGTAATGGTGGAAAAATAGCACTTCAATTAAGCCTTGTCTAGATTAACCTCCATCTATTTAGAATCAGGCTCAAATTTCGGCTatgatggcaacggggcggggcaGACCCCTGTCTCACTGCCTACTAACTCCCCTGCCCCGCCCCGCTTCCCCAGCGGGGCGCCTACGAGGCTAATGAAAATTTCTtagataattttattatagtcaaattttagcaaataatcaagtactaaaatatcaacacaacATCAAGTTATTATCCATTataatttcataattgaaactcataaaaacaagggttaatatcagaaacctcccttgaggtttcttctaatTACACCTAGCACCCCTCATGTTTCgaaatcacacttagcaccCCTGGAATGATAACTTTGGTATCATTGTCAAccctttattatttttgttccaCTTTTACCCTCCTTGTGAACTCTATTTATGTAACTCACATCCCTCCAACTTTGGTAACACTATAAAATCGTCCTTGAACAGTGTAACATGTTTtgaacattttgtaattttatgtaaaCTTCTTGTACATATTTATAATAGATTGCGTTTCTGTTATtaagttttataaataattcaCATAGAGTTACACATTGTTTAAAAAATGTTACATTGATCTGAAcggagattaaaaaaaatgtgacTATGGATTCTCATAATGGCAGCAATAGTTTCAATATGTGGTTGTAGTTGTAAATAAACTTGCTCTTCCATTTTTGTGAAAATGAGGTAGTATAAATAGCTTTTTGTGCATCCTAGTCGAATGGAGTTTGTAAGTTATTAATATTGCGATACCCTATTGTCAAGTAGAAATGGCTTGCTAATGCTATATACTCATGAATTCCCATCATCTTTAAACTACTTTTAGATTATGTTATTATTCACTTAGGAATTGCAATTTTGGCAATAACACTATGTCCATTGCCAAAAGTCAACATCACTGGAAACTCCATGGCTATTTAATATTAGGGAGTGAGATAGAAGCAGTTGTTAGATCAACCATCCCTAAATcatgtaacattttttgaacattttgtaattttatataAACTTTTTGTACATCGTTACAATAGAAGTGTGATAAGTTGTTAGTGTACAGATGGGTCCAATATGTAATAATTGTATTTGTGTtgataagttttacaaatagttcaattagagttacactttgtacaaaaaatattacataatTACAGAATAGTTTTACATAATTTAaggaaaacctcaagggaggtttccgaAATTAACTCTACATAAATAGAGTTCACAAGGAGGGTAAATGTGGAACAAAAATAATGAGGGGTTGACAATGATACCAAAGTTGTCATTACAGGggtgctaagtgtgatttcGAAAACATGAGGGGTGCTaggtgtgattagaagaaacctcaagggaggtttctgatattaaccctaaaaacaatcaaacaaaagttatttgaatacaatccaacatgatgaaacaaatacaactaaagtTGTCAACTTTTCCCTTTTGACACAAATACAATTACTAAgtcattattgtatttttttaaagaaaaaatgttattgtgttacgtgtaattaggaattttgtataaatgtattagtaaatttagtataactaattaataattttattaatagacatatataattattagtataattgataatatcaattttATTACATATAATAATAtccattatataatacatataactaataaaatcattattataagtttgtaactaattaaattaaatattatatatagaTATAATAGAAATGGGGGAAAAATTCCTTCCCCCCCCTCCCCACCTAGCCCCAACCCCACCCCATTAACCCCCCCGTGAGGCCGGTGCCCGCCCCAATTGCCATCCCTAATTTTAGCATGAAATCTATTGAGCTCAGGTTTCAAGTTCCAGTAGACACTATATTCTCTTCTTTCATACTTGACCTGAGCGTTTTATACTTCTTCTGTTTTTGTGAATTTATACTTttgagattcttttttttttctctttaataGTTATTGGCAAGCCACTATGCTTTAGTTCATTATTACTGGGAATCATAATTATTAATTGAATGCATTTTGGCATGTGGCATGTTGTAAGTTATGAGTTATATATGGCCtgcatttacaaaaatatattgaACTGTTAAATAAATATGTGTTGGATCCTGACCCATGAGTTTTCTACACCAATATGTGATGTGCTTGATTACAACAagaaaattgaccaatttaattaattagGATTGGATTTGATCAATCTCCTTTGTAAGCTAATGAACGTTAAATTTAGTAAAACCCAAACGGTTCAAGTACAGGTAATTGATTGCTTTCTTTGTGTACGTGCACTAAATGATTGGATGTATATCATGTATTGTAGATTAATCTCAGAATGATGGTTAAAAAGTCATGAAATATGCAGAATGCTTATTAAGTTTCCATGGAAAGTATTAACAAGATGACGTTTCAGATGACCAATTTTTCTTTCGTGGTTAAATTTAACAAGATGACCAATTTTTCAGATGATGTTTTGCTGTAAGGGTTTGCAAGTGGTAGCTTATGGCTTGGAACTTTTAATTAGTTGCTCAG
This Coffea arabica cultivar ET-39 chromosome 3e, Coffea Arabica ET-39 HiFi, whole genome shotgun sequence DNA region includes the following protein-coding sequences:
- the LOC113737445 gene encoding expansin-A13-like, giving the protein MNATLPASPLPLPQLVRSHYHYFPSSSTPSSYTEWRSARATYYAVAEPGDPVGGACGYGDLEKMGYGKATAALSKVLFEKGQICGACFQVRRVQDMRWCILGTSIIVTATNFCAPNYGFEADGGGHCNFPNAHFVLPIEAFEKIAIWKASNIPIQHRKY